Proteins encoded by one window of Geobacter sp. DSM 9736:
- a CDS encoding TIGR03905 family TSCPD domain-containing protein, with protein MRISYVTEGSCARRIEIEIIDGVILSTEFVDGCPGNTRAVAALVQGMQVSEAVRRLKGIACQGDTSCPDQLARALQAAE; from the coding sequence ATGCGAATCAGCTACGTTACGGAAGGGTCGTGCGCCCGGCGCATTGAAATAGAGATCATCGACGGTGTAATCCTCAGCACGGAATTCGTTGACGGCTGCCCGGGCAATACAAGGGCAGTGGCCGCGCTGGTGCAGGGTATGCAGGTGTCGGAGGCGGTGCGGCGGCTGAAGGGCATCGCGTGCCAGGGGGATACCTCATGCCCGGATCAGCTGGCGAGGGCGCTGCAGGCAGCGGAGTAG
- the dusB gene encoding tRNA dihydrouridine synthase DusB: MTSKLRIGALTLANNLILAPMAGITNLPARLLARRYGASLCFTEMVSVNGLVREGRKTFDLLRSSPDDRPLGVQLFGDEPGILAEAARLVEGYADLVDINMGCPVKKVVGTGAGSALLREPKKVADILRAVRRATKLPLTIKIRTGWQAGQHTFHEIGRIAAEEGCDALTLHPRTRAQMFEGHADWELIRELKDAISIPIIGSGDIFSPHDVVAMLERTGCDGVMIARGGLGNPWIFKQAQALLEGREAHPPDARERLAVAQLHLDLFTELAGEPVAVREMRKHLAWYVKGLPGAAPFRAAANTIQTKDEMLAAMNSFFGRAS; the protein is encoded by the coding sequence ATGACATCAAAACTTCGTATAGGCGCGCTTACGCTCGCCAACAATCTGATACTCGCGCCGATGGCAGGAATAACCAATCTGCCGGCGCGCCTCCTGGCCCGCCGGTACGGGGCTTCCCTCTGCTTCACCGAAATGGTCAGTGTGAACGGCCTGGTGCGGGAAGGACGAAAAACCTTCGACCTTTTGCGCAGTTCCCCCGACGATCGCCCCCTCGGTGTTCAACTCTTCGGCGACGAGCCCGGCATTCTTGCCGAAGCAGCCCGCCTGGTAGAGGGGTACGCCGACCTTGTCGACATCAATATGGGATGCCCCGTGAAAAAGGTTGTCGGCACCGGAGCCGGTAGCGCACTGCTGCGCGAGCCCAAAAAGGTTGCAGACATTCTCAGGGCTGTCCGCAGAGCTACTAAGCTCCCACTGACCATCAAGATCCGCACCGGGTGGCAGGCTGGCCAGCATACCTTCCACGAGATCGGGCGGATCGCTGCCGAAGAGGGGTGCGACGCGCTTACCCTCCACCCCCGGACGAGGGCGCAGATGTTCGAAGGCCACGCGGATTGGGAGCTGATACGGGAACTCAAGGACGCCATTTCCATTCCGATCATCGGCAGCGGTGACATCTTTTCGCCTCACGATGTAGTTGCGATGCTTGAGCGTACCGGTTGCGACGGCGTCATGATCGCCCGCGGGGGGCTCGGCAATCCTTGGATTTTCAAACAGGCCCAGGCACTGCTTGAGGGCAGGGAGGCACATCCGCCCGACGCTCGTGAACGGCTTGCGGTGGCGCAGCTCCACCTCGACCTCTTCACGGAGCTGGCTGGAGAGCCGGTGGCGGTACGGGAAATGCGAAAACACCTGGCATGGTACGTGAAAGGTCTGCCCGGGGCTGCCCCCTTCCGGGCAGCGGCGAATACTATCCAGACGAAGGATGAAATGCTGGCTGCAATGAACAGCTTCTTCGGTCGCGCCTCGTGA
- a CDS encoding nitrogen regulation protein NR(II) — MTEKTGTLLQDYYANVIDSVGDGVVVLDRDGLVTLINPAAEELLGVSGRQGRGVHFSLLFRGEELLLEMVAKTAATRMIISDHENIILKRGSQPKPVSATTSPLLLASGETIGTIVVLRDLTNVRELEEAVRQADRLSTIGTLAAGLAHEIKNPLGGIKGAAQLLEQELPEGSELREYTDVVIREVQRVNRIVEELLELAAPRKLQFSPVNLHRIIGDIIILQKRSAADRNVRFQQQFDPSIPAILADEPLLIQLFLNLIKNAVEAVGDSGLIRVTTRVWSDYSMTHKGEGRSRMLAVEIHDDGPGIQKEQMEQLFTPFFTTKTKGTGLGLPICHKIVSEHRGMIKAESEPGRGTTFTVMLPLMQ, encoded by the coding sequence GTGACAGAGAAAACAGGTACACTGCTGCAGGATTATTATGCGAACGTCATCGACAGCGTAGGCGACGGGGTCGTAGTCCTTGATCGGGACGGACTGGTGACGCTCATCAATCCTGCAGCAGAGGAACTTCTCGGTGTCTCCGGACGGCAGGGACGTGGTGTCCACTTCTCGCTTCTTTTTCGAGGAGAGGAACTGCTGCTGGAAATGGTGGCCAAAACCGCCGCTACGAGGATGATCATCTCCGACCACGAGAACATCATCCTAAAGCGCGGCTCCCAACCCAAGCCTGTGAGCGCAACCACATCACCGCTCCTGCTCGCCAGCGGCGAAACCATCGGGACCATCGTCGTGCTGCGCGACCTGACTAACGTGCGTGAGCTGGAGGAAGCGGTAAGGCAGGCAGACAGGCTCTCCACCATAGGGACCCTGGCAGCGGGCCTTGCGCACGAGATCAAGAATCCCCTCGGGGGGATAAAGGGCGCCGCCCAGCTTCTCGAACAGGAGCTTCCAGAAGGAAGCGAGCTGCGGGAATACACTGACGTCGTCATTCGGGAAGTGCAGCGGGTGAACCGGATCGTCGAGGAGCTCCTCGAGCTGGCCGCGCCGCGGAAGCTGCAGTTTTCTCCGGTCAACCTGCACCGGATCATAGGCGACATAATCATCCTCCAGAAGCGGTCCGCTGCAGACCGGAACGTGCGTTTCCAGCAGCAGTTCGATCCCAGCATTCCTGCGATACTCGCAGACGAGCCGCTCCTTATCCAGCTCTTCCTCAACCTCATTAAAAATGCGGTGGAAGCAGTCGGAGATAGTGGGCTGATCAGGGTTACGACCCGCGTCTGGTCCGACTACAGCATGACGCATAAGGGAGAGGGGCGCTCGCGCATGCTGGCCGTGGAAATCCATGACGACGGACCAGGCATTCAGAAGGAACAGATGGAGCAGCTTTTCACTCCCTTCTTCACGACCAAGACCAAAGGGACAGGCCTCGGCCTCCCCATCTGCCACAAGATAGTCTCCGAGCATCGGGGCATGATCAAAGCAGAGTCCGAACCTGGACGCGGGACCACCTTCACGGTCATGCTTCCGCTCATGCAATGA
- a CDS encoding sigma-54 dependent transcriptional regulator, translating into MSLNRILVADDEESMRWVLSKALRKKGFTVDLARDGNEALRLIQAGPYDMAILDIKMPGLSGLDLLDRVKELKQDLLVVIMTAEASMKNAVEAMKRGAYDYLTKPFDLDVIDAIIEKVLRAREMTRQVSLLKEELKDRYQLEKTIIGNSHAMRDVYKTIGKVAPSDVTVLIQGESGTGKELIARAIHFNSRRLGKPFIALNCAAIPKELLESELFGFEKGAFTGAVERKLGKFEQANGGTIFLDEIGDMPVDLQAKILRVLQEKEVTRTGGSQNIAVDVRIVAATNQDLEDKVRQKAFREDLFYRLNVVPIQLVPLRERKEDIPLLVDYFLEKICSELEVPIRRCSADAQKLLSAWSWPGNVRELENTLKRAVILSSDQLLTSADFPGQVNQKGSERHLSEELSLEGIVDIKLRNSFANMDKMERGDVYTMVLEQVERPLIRFVLEKTRGNQVRAADILGINRNTLRKKINDLGVEIKKD; encoded by the coding sequence ATGTCACTGAACAGAATACTTGTCGCCGATGACGAAGAAAGCATGCGCTGGGTCCTTTCGAAGGCTCTTCGGAAAAAAGGGTTCACCGTAGATCTGGCGAGGGACGGCAATGAGGCGCTGCGCCTCATTCAGGCAGGCCCATACGATATGGCCATCCTTGACATAAAAATGCCGGGACTGTCTGGGCTGGACCTCCTCGACCGGGTCAAGGAGCTGAAGCAGGACCTGCTGGTCGTCATCATGACAGCCGAAGCCAGCATGAAAAACGCTGTCGAGGCAATGAAGCGGGGCGCCTACGATTATCTGACAAAGCCCTTCGACCTTGACGTCATCGATGCCATCATCGAAAAGGTTCTCCGCGCGCGGGAGATGACGCGGCAGGTAAGCCTGCTCAAGGAGGAGCTGAAGGACCGGTACCAGCTTGAAAAAACGATCATCGGAAACTCCCATGCCATGAGGGACGTCTACAAGACCATCGGCAAGGTCGCACCGAGCGACGTAACCGTTCTCATCCAGGGGGAATCGGGAACGGGAAAAGAGCTGATCGCACGGGCCATACACTTCAACTCCAGACGGCTCGGCAAGCCGTTCATCGCCCTGAACTGCGCAGCAATACCGAAGGAGCTCCTCGAAAGCGAGCTGTTCGGTTTCGAAAAGGGGGCTTTTACCGGGGCTGTGGAGCGCAAGCTCGGCAAGTTCGAGCAGGCCAACGGCGGGACTATATTCCTTGACGAAATCGGGGACATGCCTGTCGACCTGCAGGCAAAGATTCTCAGGGTGCTTCAGGAAAAAGAGGTTACGCGCACCGGAGGAAGCCAGAACATTGCGGTCGATGTGCGCATTGTGGCTGCCACCAACCAGGATCTTGAGGATAAGGTTCGGCAAAAGGCATTCCGCGAAGACCTCTTCTACCGGCTCAATGTGGTGCCTATCCAGCTTGTCCCCCTTCGGGAGCGGAAGGAGGACATACCGCTACTCGTTGATTATTTTCTTGAAAAGATCTGTTCCGAGCTTGAGGTTCCTATTCGCCGGTGCTCCGCCGACGCCCAGAAACTACTTTCCGCCTGGAGCTGGCCCGGCAACGTACGGGAGCTGGAAAACACATTGAAACGCGCAGTAATACTTTCGTCCGACCAGCTACTCACCTCCGCCGACTTCCCTGGGCAGGTCAACCAGAAGGGCAGTGAGCGCCACCTGAGCGAAGAGCTCTCCCTGGAAGGAATAGTCGACATCAAGCTACGTAACAGCTTCGCCAACATGGACAAGATGGAGCGTGGAGATGTCTACACCATGGTACTGGAACAGGTGGAACGCCCTCTGATCAGGTTCGTTCTGGAGAAGACCCGGGGAAACCAGGTGCGCGCCGCGGACATACTGGGTATCAACCGCAACACTCTCCGCAAAAAGATCAACGATCTCGGAGTCGAGATAAAAAAGGATTGA
- a CDS encoding isochorismatase family protein, with protein MGVMDKFFLERDKAVLVVIDVQEKLCRAMDEKVLEKLTANVSVLMEAATELAIPIVATEQYVKGLGETLLPLREKLCSPALEKMTFSCCGDSLFLDRLNELKRPQIIIAGMETHVCVLQTVLELLAKGYVVHLVKDAVMSRKKDNWQVGIDAAAAAGAVVTSTEAALFQLLRTAGTEEFRKLSKLVR; from the coding sequence ATGGGAGTAATGGACAAGTTTTTTCTTGAGCGGGACAAAGCGGTGCTGGTGGTGATCGATGTCCAGGAAAAGCTGTGCAGGGCCATGGACGAGAAAGTCCTCGAAAAGCTGACGGCCAACGTCTCAGTACTGATGGAGGCTGCAACTGAGCTGGCAATCCCCATTGTGGCAACCGAGCAATACGTAAAGGGACTGGGTGAAACCCTCCTCCCGTTGCGGGAGAAGCTATGCTCTCCCGCACTGGAGAAGATGACGTTCAGCTGCTGCGGCGACAGCCTCTTCCTCGACCGGCTCAACGAACTGAAGCGCCCGCAGATCATTATCGCCGGCATGGAAACCCACGTGTGCGTTCTTCAGACCGTACTGGAACTTCTGGCGAAAGGGTACGTCGTCCACCTTGTCAAGGATGCAGTAATGAGCAGAAAAAAAGATAACTGGCAGGTAGGGATAGATGCCGCCGCTGCAGCAGGAGCGGTCGTTACTTCCACGGAAGCAGCCCTCTTTCAGTTGCTTCGAACCGCGGGAACAGAGGAATTCAGGAAGCTGTCGAAACTGGTACGCTGA
- a CDS encoding ATP-binding protein — protein sequence MMEALRNLITTNEQWLMQRVLGYAKLHGYTAYTSTLVEAWRASIAGLSAPIIEALESEECLRPITADVDYVSDPVALFGVKEAGKHRKRGVSLPLFLGLMKHYRKGYIDLLMKGGFSLADTQDFRERLDNFFDRIEVGFSAEWMRVDQVEQIRDLQQANLRITNEKNKFLTIFESLPNPVLFVDGEGKVVNLNRAAARLFYGQDASELHYYGEEARPSPPPSLAAEIAAFAVAADITTGFEKEITAAGRKAQCIILMQRMLDVSGKYQGTVVILNDVSHLKELEGEIEALNTHLADRAFQLEQANQELEAFNYTVSHDLRSPLTGISGYCQLLLGPCSSRIDTECRDYIGEIFKTCTRMNQFISQMLDFSRLGKCELKRELADLSLIARSIAGSLRMNDMEREVEFRIQEDVRGEGDPGLLRAVLENLMGNAWKFTAGKDRAVIEFGAGEAEGRRFCYVRDNGAGFEPEAASLLFVPFQRLHGAHEFRGFGIGLASVERIIQRHGGEVWAEGAIDQGATIFFTIPNLSFSEGGAPASDGRAPLA from the coding sequence ATGATGGAAGCGTTACGAAATCTGATTACGACGAACGAGCAGTGGCTTATGCAGCGTGTGCTGGGGTATGCAAAGCTGCATGGCTATACTGCCTATACGTCCACGCTGGTGGAAGCGTGGCGCGCGTCCATTGCCGGACTTTCGGCTCCCATTATCGAGGCTCTCGAGTCTGAAGAATGTCTCAGGCCCATCACGGCGGATGTCGATTATGTCTCCGATCCCGTGGCGCTGTTCGGAGTGAAGGAAGCGGGAAAGCACCGGAAACGCGGTGTATCCCTTCCCCTGTTCCTCGGTCTAATGAAGCACTACCGCAAGGGGTACATCGATCTTCTCATGAAGGGCGGTTTCTCCCTTGCCGATACGCAGGACTTCCGGGAGCGCCTGGACAACTTCTTCGACCGGATCGAAGTCGGATTTTCTGCGGAATGGATGCGTGTTGATCAGGTCGAGCAGATCCGTGATTTGCAGCAGGCCAACCTGCGCATCACAAACGAAAAGAACAAGTTCCTGACGATTTTCGAGAGTCTTCCAAACCCGGTGCTGTTCGTTGATGGTGAAGGGAAGGTCGTCAACCTGAACCGTGCGGCCGCCCGCCTTTTCTACGGCCAGGACGCTTCGGAGCTACATTACTACGGTGAAGAAGCAAGGCCTTCCCCACCACCTTCGCTGGCGGCGGAAATTGCTGCGTTTGCCGTAGCGGCGGATATTACGACAGGTTTTGAAAAGGAGATAACGGCTGCAGGCAGGAAAGCGCAATGTATCATCCTGATGCAGCGGATGCTTGATGTAAGCGGAAAATACCAGGGGACGGTCGTGATCCTCAACGATGTCTCCCATCTGAAGGAACTCGAGGGGGAGATCGAGGCACTGAACACTCACTTGGCTGACCGTGCTTTTCAGCTTGAGCAGGCGAACCAGGAACTGGAAGCGTTCAACTACACCGTGTCCCACGATCTCCGTTCTCCTCTTACCGGCATAAGCGGCTATTGCCAGTTGCTGCTGGGGCCTTGCTCCAGTCGGATCGACACGGAGTGCAGGGACTACATCGGGGAGATATTCAAGACCTGCACGCGAATGAATCAGTTCATTTCCCAGATGCTGGACTTTTCACGTCTCGGAAAATGCGAACTGAAGCGGGAACTGGCCGACCTCAGCCTCATCGCCCGCAGCATTGCGGGGAGCCTTAGAATGAACGACATGGAGAGAGAGGTGGAGTTCCGCATACAGGAAGACGTCCGGGGGGAAGGTGACCCCGGCCTGCTGCGCGCCGTGCTGGAGAACCTGATGGGGAATGCCTGGAAGTTTACCGCAGGAAAGGACCGTGCGGTCATAGAGTTCGGCGCAGGCGAGGCTGAGGGAAGGCGTTTTTGCTATGTACGGGATAATGGTGCCGGTTTCGAACCGGAAGCCGCCTCCCTTCTATTCGTGCCGTTCCAGCGGCTTCATGGAGCTCATGAGTTCCGCGGCTTCGGCATCGGCCTCGCTTCGGTGGAACGAATCATACAGCGTCATGGTGGGGAAGTCTGGGCCGAGGGCGCTATCGACCAGGGTGCCACCATATTCTTTACTATCCCAAATCTTTCTTTCTCAGAAGGGGGAGCCCCTGCGAGTGATGGTAGAGCTCCTCTGGCTTGA
- a CDS encoding fibronectin type III domain-containing protein translates to MKTKILLAAATITATLAGVPAIAAPPAPPGEVRVRELYGGVVVSWLKSPDDPLNVSGYEVVRSVFTNGPYQPVCVTLKGAVSCCDRKIKPDQTYYYRVRALGIGGDAASEMTRHASIEVPAPAPPPVYEPNPPRPALSQ, encoded by the coding sequence ATGAAGACAAAAATATTGCTTGCTGCCGCAACCATCACTGCCACCCTGGCTGGTGTACCGGCGATCGCAGCACCACCCGCTCCGCCAGGGGAGGTCCGTGTGAGAGAGCTTTATGGTGGGGTCGTCGTGAGCTGGCTGAAGTCGCCAGACGATCCCCTCAACGTCTCGGGCTACGAGGTCGTCCGATCAGTGTTCACAAACGGCCCGTACCAGCCGGTCTGCGTCACACTCAAGGGTGCTGTCAGTTGCTGTGACAGGAAGATCAAACCTGACCAGACATATTACTACAGAGTTCGCGCCCTGGGGATCGGAGGGGATGCCGCTTCCGAGATGACCCGCCACGCGTCCATAGAGGTCCCTGCACCTGCGCCACCGCCGGTATATGAGCCCAACCCTCCACGACCGGCGCTGTCGCAATAG
- the dnaB gene encoding replicative DNA helicase, with protein MPAVDMRKLPPQSIEAEMSILGGVLLDNEAINRALEIIVPDDMYRENHRKIFRSMIELSERNEPCDLITLNNILRSKGELEEVGGGAYLVTLVDYVPTAANIAYYCRIVREKAITRKLITAATEIVTQGFDEQIAVEELLDSAQKVIFEISENKLKPAFYPVSSILKDTIRNIELLYERKEHVTGVPTGFIDLDEMTAGFQPGDLIIIAGRPSMGKTAFALNIAQHAAIHAEPATPVAVFSLEMGKEQLVTRLLCSEARVDAGRLRTGHFADADWGRLMKGAGKLHESKIYIDDTPAITVLEMRAKCRRMKAEHDIGMIVVDYLQLMRGGTNPESRQQEISEISRSLKALAKELNVPVVALSQLNRGLESRTDKRPMMSDLRESGAIEQDADVIMFVYRGEVYDKESEDLKGKAEIIIGKQRNGPIGKVDLVFRGEFTRFENASHRDA; from the coding sequence ATGCCCGCAGTAGATATGAGAAAGCTCCCTCCGCAAAGCATCGAAGCCGAGATGTCCATTCTGGGGGGGGTCCTCCTCGATAATGAAGCAATCAACCGCGCCCTGGAAATTATTGTTCCTGACGATATGTACCGGGAGAACCACCGGAAAATCTTCCGCTCCATGATCGAACTCTCGGAGCGGAACGAGCCGTGCGACCTCATCACTCTCAATAACATCCTGAGAAGCAAAGGCGAGCTGGAAGAGGTGGGGGGAGGAGCCTATCTAGTCACTCTCGTTGATTACGTTCCCACTGCCGCCAATATTGCCTACTATTGCCGTATCGTGCGGGAGAAGGCGATAACCCGCAAGCTTATCACCGCCGCGACTGAAATCGTCACCCAGGGCTTCGATGAACAGATAGCGGTCGAGGAACTCCTCGATTCGGCCCAGAAGGTGATCTTCGAGATATCGGAAAACAAGCTGAAACCGGCTTTTTATCCCGTCAGTTCGATTCTGAAAGACACCATCCGCAATATCGAACTCCTCTACGAGAGGAAGGAGCACGTCACCGGAGTGCCTACCGGATTCATCGATCTCGATGAGATGACGGCAGGGTTTCAGCCGGGGGATCTCATCATCATCGCCGGGCGCCCTTCCATGGGAAAGACGGCTTTTGCACTCAACATCGCCCAGCATGCGGCAATACATGCGGAGCCTGCTACGCCGGTGGCTGTATTCTCTCTTGAGATGGGGAAGGAGCAGCTGGTCACGAGGCTTCTTTGCTCAGAAGCCAGGGTGGATGCAGGGCGTCTGCGCACGGGCCATTTTGCGGACGCCGATTGGGGACGGCTTATGAAGGGCGCTGGAAAGCTCCATGAGTCGAAGATATATATCGACGACACCCCTGCGATCACGGTTCTCGAAATGCGCGCCAAATGCCGCAGAATGAAGGCCGAACACGATATCGGAATGATCGTCGTAGACTACCTCCAGTTGATGCGGGGAGGAACCAACCCTGAGTCGCGACAGCAGGAGATATCTGAGATATCCCGGTCGCTCAAGGCGCTGGCCAAGGAGCTCAATGTTCCGGTTGTCGCCCTCTCCCAGCTTAACCGGGGTCTTGAGAGCCGAACCGACAAACGACCGATGATGAGCGACCTCCGTGAATCTGGAGCCATCGAACAGGATGCCGACGTAATCATGTTCGTCTACCGTGGCGAGGTCTATGACAAGGAGAGCGAAGATCTCAAGGGCAAGGCCGAGATCATCATCGGTAAGCAGCGTAACGGTCCCATCGGTAAAGTCGATCTCGTATTCCGCGGGGAATTTACCCGGTTCGAGAACGCGAGCCATCGGGATGCATAA